A single Vicia villosa cultivar HV-30 ecotype Madison, WI unplaced genomic scaffold, Vvil1.0 ctg.003337F_1_1, whole genome shotgun sequence DNA region contains:
- the LOC131640845 gene encoding uncharacterized protein LOC131640845 produces MKQNLDEGENKRRKTQAQNSDVDLTTQEGGVVEMDEEQSRSDSVIVSQKRKNTSRIGNHFMPRTTPGAQPSLKSVLQSKKVVDKCDLAIARWFIDSFMLFNEDNSAYFQSMDDALCSMGPGYKVPTMYSLRGYLLNKWVEDVNKLIEEYCEIWKKTGCTLMDDGWIDRKRRTLINFLVYCPKVHIVTDNAANNVSAGRLLENEFPTLFWSPCAAHCINLMLHDMGKLEEVGEVVSHASNVTKYIYNHCYALYLMRKQTGGREILRPAPTRFSTNFIALQSILSHKNSLRAIVTSKEWTSLAYAKEAKAKQFVDQVLDSGFWSKCADIVKLIEPLVHVLRIVDNEDKPAMEILYKFIVKAREEMARRKTRHGSYDPINIETIGDHSSWVLEDSPPLLTNKELEALRIDLANMTIQPISSDIDQLDLYEDEDGDVGNAQDIIVDNVNQEKTMPEKMKFSKLKSKKPKMDMNIKIMTI; encoded by the exons ATGAAACAAAATCTTGATGAAGGTGAAAACAAGAGAAGAAAAACTCAAGCACAAAACTCGGATGTTGATCTTACTACTCAAGAGGGTGGTGTAGTagaaatggatgaagaacaatcaaGATCAGATTCGGTGATTGTGTCTCAAAAGAGAAAAAACACAAGTCGTATTGGTAATCATTTTATGCCTAGAACAACTCCTGGAGCTCAACCTTCATTAAAAAGTGTGTTACAAAGTAAGAAAGTGGTGGACAAGTGTGATCTAGCTATTGCAAGATGGTTTATTGATTCTTTTATGCTATTCAATGAAGATAATTCTGCATATTTTCAATCTATGGATGATGCACTTTGTAGCATGGGTCCGGGGTATAAAGTTCCAACTATGTATAGTCTTCGTGGGTATTTGTTAAATAAATGGGTTGAAGACGTGAACAAATTGATAGAGGAGTATTGTGAGATTTGGAAGAAAACTGGTTGTACTCTAATGGATGATGGATGGATTGATCGAAAAAGAAGAACTCTTATAAACTTTTTAGTTTATTGCCCCAAAG TTCACATAGTGACAGATAATGCTGCAAACAATGTTAGTGCTGGAAGGTTATTAGAAAATGAGTTTCCTACTTTATTTTGGTCTCCTTGTGCAGCACATTGCATTAACTTGATGTTGCATGACATGGGAAAATTAGAGGAAGTAGGTGAGGTCGTGTCGCATGCTTCTAATGttaccaaatatatttataaccATTGTTATGCATTGTATTTGATGAGAAAGCAAACAGGTGGAAGAGAAATCCTTCGTCCTGCTCCAACTCGGTTTTCCACTAACTTCATTGCTTTGCAAAGTATTTTATCTCACAAAAATTCTCTAAGAGCCATAGTAACATCTAAAGAATGGACAAGCTTGGCATATGCCAAAGAAGCAAAGGCAAAACAGTTTGTGGATCAAGTTTTAGATTCTGGATTTTGGAGTAAATGTGCTGATATAGTTAAACTCATTGAACCACTTGTGCATGTGTTGCGTATTGTTGACAATGAAGATAAACCTGCCAtggaaattttatataaattcatAGTCAAAGCTAGAGAGGAGATGGCGAGGAG GAAAACACGTCATGGGAGTTATGATCCTATCAATATTGAAACAATTGGTGACCATTCTAGTTGGGTATTAGAGGATTCACCACCTCTCTTAACCAATAAAGAGTTGGAAGCATTACGCATTGACCTTGCAAATATGACCATCCAACCAATTTCAAGTGATATTG ATCAATTAGATTTATATGAggatgaagatggagatgttgGTAATGCACAAGACATTATTGTTGATAATGTGAATCAAGAAAAAACAATGCCAGAGAAGATGAAGTTTTCAAAATTAAAGTCAAAGAAGCCGAAAATGGATATGAATATCAAGATTATGACAATTTGA